A stretch of the Hippoglossus hippoglossus isolate fHipHip1 chromosome 1, fHipHip1.pri, whole genome shotgun sequence genome encodes the following:
- the LOC117770391 gene encoding wiskott-Aldrich syndrome protein family member 3-like has translation MPLVKRIIEPRYLCCGTLPDGVASELECVTNSTLAAVIKQLGGLSRHAEDIFGELFTEANTFYLRMNSLQERVDLLAVKVTQLDSTVEEVSLQDINMRKAFRSSTIQDQQVVSRSSILNPVLEMYHRCDKPPPLNILTTYRDDKKDGLKFYTDSSYFFNLWKEKMLQATENKRKEKRRQKEQKHVEESSGREVKKVRKARNRRQEWNLMAYDKELRPDARLTPSPSHTSDGSVSPDGSGMSDDPSFPASPHRHDTQGHDGKDRTVTGGSGQTQSLDRALRPTTVSTAVTAATARQHSLGRNQPHHQLPHAGPANQNRARTNTAKEAKSLLSHHQIPPAPPPPPPSLMPSKGRISSTHTAAMATPLHPAVALGNQGVAAAVSRPYSPSPPPPPPSNYVPSPSRLGGQAPPLSAAVPLLPPVTDARKPPVGLNMPVNDARSDLLAAIRRGIQLRKVQEQREQEEAKKREPTGNDVATILSRRIAVEYSESEEESEPEDQDWSD, from the exons ATGCCGCTGGTCAAGCGTATTATTGAGCCCAGGTATCTGTGTTGCGGGACTCTGCCTGATGGGGTCGCCAGTGAGCTGGAGTGTGTCACCAACAGCACCCTGGCTGCTGTGATCAAACAGCTGGGAGGACTCA gtcGTCATGCGGAGGACATCTTTGGCGAGCTGTTCACGGAGGCCAACACTTTCTACCTGAGGATGAACAGTCTGCAGGAGAGAGTGGACCTGCTGGCAGTGAAGGTCACTCAGCTGGACTCCACGGTGGAGGAGG TATCTCTGCAGGATATCAACATGAGGAAAGCTTTCAGGAGCAGTACCATCCAGGACCAGCAGGTGGTGTCACGGAGCTCCATCCTCAACCCGGTGCTGGAGATGTACCACCGCTGCgacaaacccccccccctcaacatCCTGACAACCTACAG ggatgATAAGAAAGATGGTCTGAAGTTCTACACTGATTCGTCTTATTTCTTTAACCTGTGGAAGGAAAAGATGCTTCAGGCGACTGAAAACAAACGAAAAGAGAAGAGACGTCAGAAg gaacagaaacatgttgaaGAATCTTCAGGACGTGAAGTGAAAAAG GTTCGTAAAGCTCGTAACAGACGTCAGGAGTGGAACCTGATGGCGTACGACAAGGAGCTTCGCCCAGACGCTCGACTGACACCATCACCGTCCCACACCTCTGACGGCTCGGTGTCACCTGACGG gtcaGGGATGTCAGATGACCCCTCCTTCCCTGCCAGCCCCCACCGACATGACACCCAGGGGCATGATGGGAAGGATCGCACTGTGACTGGTGGAAGCGGTCAGACTCAGTCGCTGGACCGCGCTCTCCGACCCACCACGGTGTCCACTGCCGTTACCGCAGCGACCGCCCGCCAGCACTCTCTGGGCCGCAACCAGCCACATCACCAGCTGCCACACGCTGGCCCGGCCAACCAGAACAGAGCACGGACCAACACCGCCAAGGAGgccaa atctctcctcagTCACCATCAGATCCCTCCggctcctcctccgccgccgccttCTCTCATGCCGTCAAAGGGACGGATCAGCTCCACCCACACTGCTGCTATGGCAACACCGCTGCATCCTGCAGTCGCTCTTGGTAACCAAG GTGTCGCTGCCGCAGTCTCTCGCCCCTACagtccctcccctcccccacctcctccgtcTAACTATGTCCCCTCCCCCTCCCGGCTTGGAGGTCAGGCCCCGCCCTTGTCTGCTGCCGTACCCCTGTTGCCCCCGGTGACTGATGCCAGGAAGCCCCCCGTCGGACTGAACATGCCAGTGAACGATGCTCGCAGCGACTTGCTAGCCGCTATACGCAGAG GTATTCAGCTGAGGAAGGTTCAGGAGCAGCGTGAGCAGGAAGAGGCCAAAAAACGAGAGCCGACAGGAAATGATGTCGCCACCATCCTTTCACGACGCATTGCTGTAGAGTACAGCGAATCAGAGGAGGAGTCTGAGCCTGAGGACCAGGATTGGTCCGACTGA
- the zgc:110222 gene encoding protein CXorf40A produces MSVQVWCLSFRQPYAGLILDGVKTVESRWRPLLAPLENQTLAVHIARRDWEGDEWRAVLSGPLGMNEAQIHGLLESGERFGRGVVAGLVDVGGTSVCPASMLEEELQHLERSAILVGLQEKHLTHLSNPRWLKEPLSSRGGRDPWTVEIPTELLP; encoded by the exons ATGTCGGTGCAGGTGTGGTGTCTGTCGTTCCGGCAGCCATACGCCGGTCTGATCCTGGACGGGGTGAAGACGGTGGAGAGCCGCTGGAGGCCCCTGCTGGCCCCGCTGGAGAACCAGACTCTGGCGGTCCACATCGCCCGGCGGGACTGGGAGGGGGATGAGTGGCGGGCGGTGCTTAGCGGCCCCCTGGGGATGAACGAGGCTCAGATCCACGGGCTCCTGGAGTCCGGGGAGAGGTTCGGCCGCGGCGTGGTGGCAG GATTGGTGGATGTGGGCGGGACCTCGGTATGTCCCGCCTCcatgctggaggaggagcttcaGCACCTGGAGAGGTCGGCCATTCTGGTTggtctgcaggagaaacaccTGACTCACCTGTCCAACCCTCGCTGGCTGAAAGAGCCTCTGAGCTCCCGAGGAGGTCGCGACCCCTGGACTGTAGAGATCCCCACTGAGCTGTTACCGTGA